The window CGGACGGTCCATCCATCTGAACAGTGGCCCAAAAAGTGATGGTTGTGAAGAAAAACTGCTGATGGTTCACGTGACATAAATCTAACAAAAACGATTTCTGTGGTTTTTTATTAGTGAGATTTTCGAAAACTAGGCaatccatgatgaggcccactgtatgGACGGTCCCGATGGACACATACCGCTTCCACGTGTACGATGGATAGATGCTCGTGTATGAAGAGGTGCACTCCTACCAAACATGTTGGGCCTTGAAAAGCCCATGAAAGGCTCCCTTTCGCGGCATTGCAAAAGCAGAATCCTCCAAaaaccaggtggggcccacctttatggtgGTTACGTGTCCATATCGCTCCCATGTcgctgtagtggggcccacgagcTCAACAGCTGGAGTCTGGACGGAATCAACACAGCCATCTAGTGGGAAGTAGTAGTCAAAGTGAAACCAATAAAAGAGATTTACAGCATCTATTAACCGTTGATTTAACTATACTTGAATTGACGTGCGAGATGGCCCACCACCCAACTCGACCCTTCGAGGTCGCCGTGAGCTAGGTTCTTACCCCCAAAGAAATTATAAACTTTCAAAAGCTATTATATAATACTCTATGAGAGTACAGTAGATTGTGCTCATTCACAACTCCATACCATTCATATCATCTATCCCACTATCTATGATGCATACCCAAAAAGAAATTACACcaccagatgatcctaaccatccaaacaaTTACAATATTGAAAATGGTCAGTAGTCCAATTCCAACAGTCAGATGTTCATCCGTCGATCAGTTAGCATCCGTCGCACATGGTGAATTGTCAGCTACATTCCATCAACACTCTACCAACAATTTGAATGGCCAGGATCAGTATACATTTATGCTAGGCTAATGATGGTCGATAGACATGTGCGAGAGTATGAAACCAGGTACACACGCAGAGTATAATataattcatccatttttttttaatactttcttTAATAAATAAATCTGCCTAACTAAGCCAAAAGAATAAAGTCATTAGCATTGTTTAGCACGTGAGTTTTATCAATTAAAATAATCCAAAGTATTTTTACATAAAAAGATAATCTTAATTATGGATTCTAATCCATTAGCTTATTGACTAAACTCATGTTTTAAATCTTGGTCATAACCGCGGTTAAGGGATAATAgttagtatttatttatttatttatttattgaaaattaTATTTGGTTAGGGTAAATCATCGAATGGCCAAAAATGACTTAACCAACCAATCTAGTTGAGCCCTAAAGTTAGGGTTCAAGTCAATCCATTTCTCATatgagttgggtttgggttatGTTTTATTGGCCTAAATTAAAGTTGTTGAGTTCAAGTATGGttgtatgtaaggcccaccatagtatttatatAACATCTAACTTGTCTGACAAAGTACTCGTATTAAGAAAATAGGTTGCGTCGAAAATTGGGTCAATCCATGTATTAGGCGGGCCACACTATTGAAAATAATAAACAACGGCTCaaaaacctttatatatatatatatatatatatatatatgggtcccaTCTAATAGTTGGATCAACGGTGTCATTGTGAAAAGGGGGgaatggcatacaaacatcatgatTAGGTCCCACGCACCAACTAGTTAGATGTATTAGCTATATATGAGTATCTATCGTAATATGATATATGAGTTTAAAGAACATTAAACTTGGTTATGATAGTTGTAATTTGAAATATAATAATGaaatgattttataaacatgtaattatataaaataattttagtttttaataaaATTGTCGGATAAATTAAATATAGATTGACTTATTTTTACATGGATTAAGTTGGATTTGAGATTTTCAACCTGTTTAATAAGCGAGATAGATTTTAGCTGGACCAATCTCCTTGTAACTTAAAACCCAAATTGGCCCATTGTCACCCTTATGGCCAGTGTGCAATGAGTCTAAGAAGGCACCATGCCCCATCATTAAAGACAGGGGACAGCATCAAAGATTGAAAGGCCATTGATGAAGAGGGATATGGTGAGGCAGTCAATACATTGAAACAGCCCACCACCACCACTAAACGGTCCAATATAGATGGAATTTTAGATCTGATTAATTGGGCAGTTATTCCCTGATTACAGGCCTAATGGCCACACATGTCTTGAGATGCCGGCTATTCTTGGTATGCATTGTGCACATGCAAACTCTCTCTTTATAACATTTTAAGGTGAATTATTTGATACCCTGGCTAgttgatgcttgatacacattcGCTTAAAAATTGCACATGTGGTAtacattaactcaagttaaactaAGTTGTGGAGCCACTATGCTAAGTTATAGAAAAAATGTTAGATGATCACAATAATCCTAACCTCCCGTTTATAAAAACTTATTGTTAAAATTCGTCAATCGGATATTTTCActtttaaccgttcaataaatgttcACAAATCATATAGTcaaatgataaaataataataaattttagctTATGACACAACTAAAAAGTTACTCAAAATTGGACAAGTAAACGTACACCACTTATACAATTTCTAAATAGGCCATTTAGAAGCCATTAGAAAGGCCGTTGTGCATTGTACCAGAGGTGTATGTAACAACTCACTAGAATTGCAATTTAATTTCCAGtagctgcgtttggatgcacaggtGAAATGGCAAATGACAACTGAACCGTATGGTACAACGTTTGGCAGTAACCCAAAAGGCTAAATTGGGATTTGAATCCCCACCGAATTTAATGGCTGAGATAAATCAGGACCAACTTGCTTTCTATCTTATCCACATCTCATGGGATGGGATGGGACGGGACGTGTTTCGTCCGGATGGTTGAGGCGGCAGATGTATCTACCTGTGCATCCCACTAATAGAGTACATCCAAACACATGAACATGTGATTACCTTCCTAAGCCATCATTAGGGACCCACCAGGGTGCCTCACCTAGCCATAAGGGGTGCCCTAAATGGGTGCCAGCTATAAGGATGGGGCATGAGCCCTGCCATGgcaatccaaatttaggtgggccacatcaaaagaagTGGTGCCACTATTCACTGTGCAGGGCTTTTCTATTCACAAGATGCAATTATGTGtgagagaaaaaaggaaaattttattgcATCCTGTGGTTGGAAAAGTCAGGTACCTAAAATAGTGGTGTAAGAACCTATATacattgatttttggtgtaaaatCATGTATATAATTTCTAATATCATGTGAGTGTTGAAATGGCCTAATTTTGAGGTGTCTTTTAATCCAGTAAGGCCAGATTCGATGGTATATATACAAAAATGGTCTAACACCTCACATGCAATTTGAAAAAATGGTCTAACACCTCACATGCAATTTGAAAGTTTCAATGACGGATATGGCTATCTTAATGGTTCCCTATGgcatagcccacttgagttccgatCAGGCTAATTATCATCTTTGGGGCCAAACGCCTGATGACTCACTTGATGGGAGACTAAAATTGCCTATAACACATATTTTGCATAACATAATTGCTAAGTTCTCATCAAGACGAGGTCATGACTTCTCCTGGTAGGAGACGAGACATCTGCAAACTTTACCACTAGCTCTTTCATCTAATCTATATAAGGAGGACCACGTAGACAGAGTGGTATTCATTTGCATTCATCATTCTTCTAGAATATTCTTGGTTGAAATTTTCGGTATAGAAGAGTTAAAGAGATTAAAGTCTTATACTTTTATTTCTACTATTTTAATAAAGAAGAAAGTATTATATTGTTGTTCATGGAACGTAGGCATCTtgttaatttaaatatttatgcTTCCCGTCTTTAATATTTTGTTCGATCTTATTTTTAGTAGTTTAGCTTGTCCTACATTAATCATGCGTAGATATTTTTTCACATCGATTCTGTAAAATTCAACATATTAAATATGTGAAACTAACTCCATCGGTCAGGTGACAACCATTACCGTCATCATATGTACTAAAGATTAGTAAAATTAAAAACCCTTACGAGCCACACCAATGAaaacaaattaaaattaaaattactgCTGCACTAAGTCAATGGGGGTGTGGATCGGCTAAGTTTTGTATATTCTCCTGGTACTAGTGAGTTGTACCTAGCTAACAAGTGCGATGGCGTATGCTCACCATGGTGGCGCTCACACAAACCTATGATTGTCATCTCATCTCATTATTCTACGTGGTCTTGGCTCATTTAGGCTGGGAATCTTGATAAATTTACTTGGCTCATTTAGGCTGGGAATCTTGATAAATTTACTGCCtagattgcatgaaaaataatTTATGGCCTAGATTGTATATGCAGTATTTGATACTATAGGAGAGTGATGCTTCATATGACTAATTGTATCCACAAAGCCTACATTAATTAATTTGAACTGACTAAATATTGGATTGGGCTAAGttaggttttcaaaatcagatttaTCTTAGCAATAGAGCCATTGGTTACTTTTCATTTTTACCGCtaaataaatgtctaccaattgATTTACTTGAACTAATTTTTGGTCCGTTATGCATCTATACTTAAAGACTTATAATTTGaaccgtttaatttgaattacttggaCGCCATGAATGCAAATTTTAGGTGACTGCATATCATCTATCATCCTCTTGcagagtatcaatgtttttctGTTATTAACTTCAGTCACATTTGGATGGACGTGACTCGCGCGCAACCTAGGCTTACAATGCTCCCCTGTAACCCAattctttgtggggcccaccttgattttttatttttttttcatatccactccgtccattcatttcttcagataattttaggacgtaAGCCCAAACATGACTGACATCGAAAATTAAAGTTTCTGATCTTAGTGAGGATTGAATATCTACCGGTGAAATCACGAAGGGGTTATGAGTTTTGAATCTCCTTTATGTTTGGGCTCTTGTACTAAAACGAGgtgaagaaacggatggacggagtggatataagtggaccccacagagttttggGTTACTGACAAGTCACGTGCCATTTGAATGGCCTTTCAATGGTGCAGTTAGCCAGATGGAAGTGAGAAATCCATGTGAGGAGTCTTTCCACCCGTGAAAGAAAACAACCGAGAAAGGAGGCGAGGACTAGACTAGCCTCCTCTTTATGACCGTTGAATGGAATCCGCACGTTCATGGAAGTTTCCGATTTCTCTCTGGTCCGCCCACCGTAATTAAGAAACCATATTCGCTAATGACCCAGATCTTCTGTTGGGGAAGtaatggggcccacacgtgtaTTGAGTGCGCCCACAGATGAAAACAGATGGTCCCCTTATTACAGATGGTATGACCGTGGGATACCAAAACAGACCTCAGGTGAGACCTGGCACGTGTTCACATggtccatgcatcaggtggggcccactttgtgataGCATGGCCCATAAATCACACCAGTCAACTCATCAAGCGTGTCTGGTAAAAATACTCTCAATAACAGCCAAAATGCCATACCATCATGCATTACCGAACAAAAGAGAGCCAATTTGGAAAAGTATGCTTTTAGGTATGGGCTAACTCATTCAAGAAACACACGGCATAGATGTTGAGGCCGTccatgtagtggaccccactgttgATGGAATACAATGCAAGCCTCACCGCTGAGGTAGAATGATGTAGAGCGgatcgcagacactttcatgtccaagatggaccaaaaaaagCTTAGTTGGAGGCGAAAGTGATTAGGACTGTCAGAACTCTAAAACATGCATACATTGCagaccagaatgagttatccaaTGTATCGTATATGATTTTGGATAAGAAAAAAATACTTTACCCAACTAACTCTGCTACGCTAGGTTGCCAATCAAcggttgaaaaatcattttatttctgtttttactatttataataagttttagttcgatcataattaaacattttactatttttagccgaaaaccataAAAAGATTAAAGAAAGCTtatatggatttggagtagttatcctcttggAAGAGGGTGATTGACCTCATCTTCATAAAATCCAATATGTTATTGACCATTTACGGAAGCAAAATGTCCATGTTATATCGACTCCGTTCATCCATCTCAAAAATGGGtcggattcaaaactcaagtggaccaccacaatAAGCtgaggtgattgaacacccaccattgagaaCTTCTTGGGCCCACAGAAGCTCTAGATCacgctgacatttgtgttttaccttcagcccaggaaagtttcaacggtgtgcGTTTGGATCCGCCTCATGTTTGGAGCATATCCCAACATGAACTGCCGGagaggatggacagagtggatttaacacgaacaccacagtgggccccacagcaaccACGACTTGGACCACTTTGGTCCAAATCAGCAACCGTCCAAATCATCTAAAGATAAAAATCAATGGCTACAACGcctcttcaatggcatcaaattcAAATAAAAACCAGCCCATCTCAATCAAAAACGCTTTTACATGTTTGGGTTTTCCTGCATTTTCAGATCTCAAGGATTcagattttatgaaaaaaaatcagAACTAGATGCAGCTCACAAAACATATAAACTATATAAAATTCAGttaaaaaaccaaatacaaaagtTCTCAACACTGGAATGTTTTATAACCCATTTCAAAGCAGGACCTAATCAAATCGAGCCATCCGTTTCTCGATCTGATCACGCAACCCGCCATGAATGCAAACCCTAGCAAACCTAGATCCTAAAGGCTATCTTCATCAGACAGGAATTCGATTCGCAACTTCGAGACTGAAGTTTCGATCTCGAAAAACCTACATTAGTTGCAGAGATTATTAGTTAATCTGATCACCACATGAGACTGATATAAAGAAGCCTTGTGAAAATGTACAGATGCCCATGAACGGACGGAATTCGGCGATGCTTCCCAGACATAAACACAGAGAGATGATCGCCACCACTTGAACTGAATTCAATCCAATGCTTCTGGGCAGATTCAGTTGTGCTTGATTTGATTATGCTTTTCAGTAGTACCAGAACGAGTTCTCCTGCTTCGGCAGTGAATCAGTCCCTCTAGGTGTAGGGTCTGCAAAATCCATGGCCGGCATGTTGTTGAAAGGAGACCCAAATCTGAAGTCGCTGTTGATTTCATTTGGATGAGTGTCGAATGGTTGATCGAAAATCCTGCACTGGTCGAATTGGATGTCGTCTCTCACGAGCAGAGGGTTGTTCATGgggctgttggattcttcaaagATGCTACTGCCCATCCCACTCCCTTGTCCAAACATGTTATCATCGATCTGAATTCTCGGAGGCTGCAAGGGGTTCTGATCTTCCACAAGATTGATGGTTGCATGACTCGAGATCTTGTTCGGCTGAAGATTGTTGTCGTAGAATGACATGAGATCGCTGATTGATTTCTGTCCGTCAGTGGGAATTCCCAAGCTAGAGGTGTTCATGGAAGAGGGATTTGCTGTAGGATGTGAAGGTGGATTAACTTGCGGTGCTGGCTTAGGTTGGGAGAAGGGAACTGAGAAAGCTGGCTGTTTTTCTTGATTGAGCTGGAAGCTTGTAATTCCCATGCCTGAAGAGTAATTGGGTCGGAACGGACACTTCGATTGATGATTATTCCTGGAAGTCATGTCCAGAAATCCGAGGCGGTAGTCATGGTATGGGCACTGGACATTCTCACAGGTATATACCTTCTGATCAAGCATCAAATCGGGTGCATCCGACATCTTCCTCTTCCTGATGAAATCCATACTATCACATTCTCCCTTGATGGAAGGTGATACCAGAAACTGATCTTTTGCTGCTCCCATCCCCATATTGAACAGGTTGATGTCGCGAGGCTTGCACTCCTGCACTTCATCGTCCTCAGCACCATCGACATCGTACTCGCTGCTGCCGCTGAAGGAGAATGTCCCATTGCAGATCGACGATGGTGGGCAAGCATCCGGGTTGAGGTGGCGACAGAGCGTCTCCTCTTGGTTGATGACGGCCAACCAGGTAGCGCTCTCCTTTGCCGTCATCTTATCCTGCAGACACTTTGATTGCCTCACCAGCTTTCGGATCTTCGCAATGTCAGGTGACATGTGCTTGATCACGGCCGTGAGGACGCTCACCTTCCAtgcttttttcagatcatgaggCTTCTTGTATGGTGGAGGGCCTTGATCTTTCGGCAAACCCAATTGGGGCCACCAGTCCTCATTGCCTGCGGGCCACCAAGGAGGCGCAACTCCCTTCTCTAAAGGAAATCGCCTCTGAGGCGGGTCGCAGTGCTGCATCAGAGCTGACAGAAGTGAACCTAGTGTTGTATCTTGCAGCTCCTGCAGTGTGTGGGGAGTAGCAATATTTGAATTGCTATCATCGTTCACACCGGGGATGGCGTGATCTGCCTGGTACTTTGCGATCGCTGCTGGTCCATTCCTGTCGAACTTCACCTTCTCTTTCCACCATGCTCGTAGATTGTCCGACGCCCCGCTCACCGGCTTCCCCTTCTCCGGGATGATCCCATACACGAACCCCTGGGCCTTACACACCTCCATCATTTTCAACATGTATTTCAGGATGCCATCCTGTGCTCGCGACATCTTCTTCCGGCGTGCCTGTTCTTGAGACTGCCTCTGCTTTGCAACATCACCACTCTCCTTCCCTTTGTTCTGTTCCTTGAGACGGCGCAGCAGCATCCGATCCCTccacattctcctctccaattcATCAACATCCATCTCCTCTTCGCTGTAGTCATCATCTTGCAAGTTCTCAGCTTCGTTCTCAGGCAGCGGCTCACTCTCAGCAGAAGGCATATGCAGGAAATCCATGTTCGCGATTTCTTCAAACATCGACATCATTGCACCCAAATTTCAATCTCTGTGTTCTAAAATTCCTCTGCTCGCAGCTTTCGATCCCAAATTATAGCTCAAATACAACTTCAATTGAAGATAACTAATCTGGATTCCGAGAAAATAGTACTGACAAATCTCAATCTTCCTGCAAAACAAACAAGAAATTCTTTCAGCATATGcattcaaattcaacaaaaaagaCTACTCTTTCTGTCCATCAATATCTGAATTCTTCTAAAAAGTCACATCTCTTCACAAAATCCATTCCCCATGAAGGAATGAATTCAACAAAGAAGAAATTCACATCAAACGCtacaaaattaggaaaaaaaaaataaaaaatcctcataTTCAACCAAAAAGACTACTGCTTTCTAAGAAAAATAATCTTTTTCCCCAGTTTAAGAAAGAAATCTAGAAATTTATATTGCAAACATCATCCATACACAACAAGATTTTTTCATATATGATTCATTCAACAAACAAGAAAttcatatattaaaaaaaaacaaaaaattacgaTTTTTAATCTT of the Magnolia sinica isolate HGM2019 chromosome 7, MsV1, whole genome shotgun sequence genome contains:
- the LOC131251114 gene encoding protein ETHYLENE-INSENSITIVE 3-like 1a — translated: MMSMFEEIANMDFLHMPSAESEPLPENEAENLQDDDYSEEEMDVDELERRMWRDRMLLRRLKEQNKGKESGDVAKQRQSQEQARRKKMSRAQDGILKYMLKMMEVCKAQGFVYGIIPEKGKPVSGASDNLRAWWKEKVKFDRNGPAAIAKYQADHAIPGVNDDSNSNIATPHTLQELQDTTLGSLLSALMQHCDPPQRRFPLEKGVAPPWWPAGNEDWWPQLGLPKDQGPPPYKKPHDLKKAWKVSVLTAVIKHMSPDIAKIRKLVRQSKCLQDKMTAKESATWLAVINQEETLCRHLNPDACPPSSICNGTFSFSGSSEYDVDGAEDDEVQECKPRDINLFNMGMGAAKDQFLVSPSIKGECDSMDFIRKRKMSDAPDLMLDQKVYTCENVQCPYHDYRLGFLDMTSRNNHQSKCPFRPNYSSGMGITSFQLNQEKQPAFSVPFSQPKPAPQVNPPSHPTANPSSMNTSSLGIPTDGQKSISDLMSFYDNNLQPNKISSHATINLVEDQNPLQPPRIQIDDNMFGQGSGMGSSIFEESNSPMNNPLLVRDDIQFDQCRIFDQPFDTHPNEINSDFRFGSPFNNMPAMDFADPTPRGTDSLPKQENSFWYY